The following proteins are co-located in the Castanea sativa cultivar Marrone di Chiusa Pesio chromosome 8, ASM4071231v1 genome:
- the LOC142607947 gene encoding borneol dehydrogenase, mitochondrial-like has product MVFGFHFHFPTHILTSSTMGSFSLLSAAARRLEGKVALITGGSSGIGESTARLFSKHGAKVVIADIQDELGHSVCEELNPKSTSFVHCDVTKEIDVENAVNHAVSKYGKLDIMYNNAGIVGVAKPNILDNTKAEFEQVVSVNLVGAFLGTKHAARVMIPAKKGSIINTASVCSTIGGVASHGYTSSKHGVVGLMRNTAVELGQFGIRVNCVSPYLIATPLAKDFFKLDDDGVYRVYSNLKGEVLKPEDIAEAALYLGSDESKYVSGHNIVIDGGFTIVNPGFCMFTQSQ; this is encoded by the exons ATGGTGTTTGggtttcattttcattttccaacACATATTCTAACTTCTTCGACCATGGGAAGTTTCTCATTACTCTCGGCTGCAGCAAGAag GCTTGAAGGAAAAGTGGCACTAATCACTGGTGGGTCTAGCGGCATTGGTGAGTCCACTGCAAGACTCTTCTCTAAACATGGAGCCAAAGTTGTAATCGCTGACATCCAGGATGAGTTGGGTCACTCTGTATGCGAAGAACTAAATCCTAAATCTACATCATTTGTCCATTGTGATGTTACTAAGGAAATAGATGTAGAAAATGCAGTTAACCATGCTGTTTCCAAGTATGGTAAGTTAGACATTATGTACAACAATGCTGGCATAGTTGGGGTAGCCAAACCCAACATCCTTGACAACACCAAGGCTGAATTTGAGCAAGTGGTTAGTGTCAACCTTGTAGGTGCTTTCCTTGGAACCAAACATGCAGCCCGTGTGATGATTCCAGCTAAAAAAGGTAGTATAATCAATACCGCTAGTGTATGTTCAACCATAGGAGGAGTTGCATCTCATGGCTACACAAGCTCAAAACATGGTGTGGTTGGATTAATGAGAAATACAGCAGTGGAGCTCGGACAGTTTGGAATTCGTGTGAATTGTGTGTCACCTTATTTGATTGCTACACCTCTGGCAAAGGATTTCTTTAAGCTGGATGATGATGGCGTTTATCGTGTTTATTCCAACCTCAAGGGTGAAGTTCTCAAGCCAGAGGATATAGCTGAGGCTGCTCTCTATCTCGGAAGTGATGAGTCAAAATATGTGAGTGGACATAATATTGTCATAGATGGAGGCTTCACCATTGTAAATCCAGGCTTTTGTATGTTTACACAGtctcaataa